One genomic window of Saccopteryx bilineata isolate mSacBil1 chromosome 4, mSacBil1_pri_phased_curated, whole genome shotgun sequence includes the following:
- the LOC136333517 gene encoding protocadherin beta-15-like: METEEERFPTLRQVLLLFVLLAQTCAEQEGYTVAEETESGSFVANLAKDLGLEIRKLSLRRARVIFDNNKKHLQLNLQTGDLQVNEKLDREELCGPTEPCVLQFQVLLEEPLEVYRFKLWVSDINDNSPVFPEAEMILKIMENTLPGTVFSLKNAHDLDVGINNVQNYAIYPNSHFHVLTRNGSEGRKYPVLVLDRALDREEQPELRLTLTAVDGGAPPKSGTALVLIDVLDINDNAPEFVQPLYRLQILEDSPLGTLVVTVSARDLDMGINGEVFYSFLYGDEQITRTFALNELTGEIRIIKKLDFEKIVSYEVDVKASDGAGLSGKCTVIIQVLDINDNAPKLTMASLASSIPENSPETTIALFSLQDPDSGENGRMVCSTQEDVPFMIKPSLENFYKLVTEGPLDRENQAEYNITITVTDLGTPRLKTQHNITVLVSDVNDNAPAFTQTSYTLFIRENNSPALHIGSVSATDTDAGANAQVTYSLLPPQDPSLPLASLVSINADNGHLFALRALDFEALQAFEFLVGATDRGAPALSSQALVRVQVLDANDNAPFVLYPPQNGSAPCTELVPRAAEPGYLVSKVVAVDGDSGQNAWLSYQLLKATEPGLFGVWAHNGEVRTARLLSERDAAKHRLLLLVKDNGEPPRSASVTLHVLLVDGFSQPYLPLPEAAADAAQADPLTVYLVIALASVSSLFLFSVLAFIAGRLCRRSRAAWVGGCSVPEGHFPGHLVDVSGTGTLSQSYQYEVCLSSGSGTTSEFKFLKSVASNHPESVKGGEHSNFVNSFGFN; the protein is encoded by the coding sequence ATGGAGACTGAAGAGGAGCGCTTTCCTACACTAAGGCAAGTCCTGCTTCTCTTTGTTTTGCTGGCTCAGACTTGTGCAGAGCAGGAAGGTTATACTGTcgcagaagaaacagaaagtggTTCTTTTGTGGCCAATCTAGCAAAGGACTTAGGGCTAGAGATAAGAAAGCTGTCTCTGCGGAGGGCTCGGGTCATttttgacaacaacaaaaaacatttacaGCTGAACCTTCAGACCGGAGATTTACAAGTAAATGAGAAACTGGATCGGGAAGAACTGTGTGGTCCCACTGAGCCTTGTGTGCTGCAATTCCAGGTGTTACTGGAAGAACCTTTGGAAGTATATAGGTTTAAGCTTTGGGTCAGTGATATAAATGACAATTCACCTGTGTTCCCAGAAGCAGAAATGATCTTGAAAATCATGGAAAATACTCTTCCAGGGACTGTGTTTTCCCTGAAAAATGCACATGATTTGGATGTAGGCATCAATAATGTTCAAAATTATGCCATCTACCCCAACTCCCATTTCCACGTTCTTACCAGAAATGGTAGTGAGGGCAGAAAATACCCGGTGCTGGTTCTGGACAGAGCTCTAGATCGAGAGGAGCAGCCTGAGCTGAGGTTAACTCTCACGGCAGTAGATGGCGGAGCTCCTCCCAAATCCGGCACTGCCCTGGTCCTCATTGATGTTTTGGATATCAATGACAATGCTCCTGAGTTTGTGCAGCCACTCTATCGTTTACAGATCCTGGAAGACAGTCCTCTGGGAACCCTTGTTGTCACTGTTTCCGCTAGGGATTTAGACATGGGAATAAATGGTGAAGTGTTCTACTCATTTCTTTATGGTGATGAACAAATTACTAGGACATTTGCACTTAATGAGCTCACAGGAGAAATCAGAATAATTAAAAAACTAGATTTTGAAAAAATTGTGTCATATGAGGTGGATGTTAAGGCGTCTGATGGGGCAGGTCTTTCTGGAAAATGCACTGTTATAATACAGGTGCTGGATATAAACGACAACGCCCCGAAACTGACGATGGCTTCACTTGCAAGCTCCATCCCAGAAAATTCCCCGGAAACCACTATAGCTCTTTTCAGTCTTCAAGACCCAGACTCTGGGGAAAATGGAAGGATGGTTTGTTCCACCCAGGAAGATGTTCCTTTCATGATAAAACCTTCCCTTGAGAATTTCTACAAGCTGGTAACAGAAGGACCTCTAGACAGGGAAAACCAGGCGGAGTACAACATCACCATCACCGTTACCGACTTGGGGACCCCCAGACTGAAAACCCAGCACAACATAACCGTGCTGGTCTCTGACGTCAACGACAACGCCCCCGCCTTCACCCAAACCTCCTACACGCTCTTCATCCGCGAGAACAACAGCCCCGCCCTGCACATCGGCAGCGTCAGCGCCACTGACACAGACGCGGGCGCCAACGCCCAGGTCACCTACTCGCTGCTGCCGCCCCAGGACCCCAGCCTGCCCCTGGCCTCGCTGGTGTCCATCAACGCGGACAACGGACACCTGTTCGCCCTGAGGGCGCTGGATTTCGAGGCGCTGCAGGCGTTCGAGTTCCTCGTGGGCGCCACAGACCGCGGGGCCCCGGCGCTGAGCAGCCAGGCGCTGGTGCGCGTGCAGGTGCTGGACGCCAACGACAACGCGCCCTTCGTGCTGTACCCGCCGCAGAACGGCTCGGCGCCCTGCACCGAGCTGGTGCCCCGGGCGGCCGAGCCCGGCTACCTGGTGAGCAAGGTGGTGGCGGTGGACGGCGACTCGGGCCAGAACGCCTGGCTGTCGTACCAGCTGCTCAAGGCCACGGAGCCCGGGCTGTTCGGCGTGTGGGCGCACAACGGCGAGGTGCGCACGGCCCGGCTGCTGAGCGAGCGCGACGCGGCCAAGCaccggctgctgctgctggtcaagGACAACGGCGAGCCGCCGCGCTCGGCCAGCGTCACGCTGCACGTGCTGCTGGTGGACGGCTTCTCGCAGCCCTACCTGCCGCTGCCCGAAGCGGCGGCCGACGCGGCCCAGGCCGACCCGCTCACCGTCTACCTGGTCATCGCGTTGGCGTCGGTGTCGTCGCTCTTCCTGTTCTCGGTGCTGGCGTTCATCGCGGGGCGGCTGTGCAGGCGGAGCAGGGCCGCCTGGGTGGGTGGCTGCTCGGTGCCCGAGGGTCACTTTCCGGGCCACCTGGTGGACGTCAGTGGCACCGGGACCCTGTCCCAGAGCTACCAGTATGAGGTGTGTTTGAGCAGCGGCTCAGGGACCACCAGCGAGTTCAAGTTCCTGAAATCTGTTGCCTCCAACCATCCTGAGTCTGTGAAGGGTGGAGAACACTCAAATTTTGTGAATAGTTTTGGATTCAATTAG